A genomic region of Papaver somniferum cultivar HN1 chromosome 7, ASM357369v1, whole genome shotgun sequence contains the following coding sequences:
- the LOC113298900 gene encoding pathogenesis-related homeodomain protein-like — translation MESTRRKVRRQVSGKTRRDVASKMAISADDGGTRYYDKVYNPNRRSQARTIGSILSKKKRRGSKISNNGSRKKPQIRRKVMQKFSDTDSSDKPLSSIFRRRKSSTSRRDTDGNLGNQKYARRRKRNRMKENREQDETVRLQRRTKYLIIKMKLEQNLIDAYSGEGWNGQSREKIKPERELQRAKKQILKCKLGIRDAIHQLHLLGSKGCIEQSALAPDGSVFHEHIICAKCKLREAFPDNDIILCDGTCDCAFHQKCLDPPLATQNIPPDDQGWFCKFCECKMEIIEAVNAHLGTHFSTSSNWQDVFEEAAVEPDENASLNPEDEWPSDESDDDDYDPERNEMSCSINGMGTKDDKADEASSSSSFLWTSDEEANLQSRSLLENDGSPEGGFYQSKHRGKNSDKINLSKMIDNKISDGSTDLEIRSRRRQRRDVDYRKLHDEMFGKDLVENEQVSEDEDWGPCRQRRRLNGSDIAGTLVSLFGDEDKHSDGNPTKPKKKLRRVPDEKRTLFRIPPDAVEVLRKVFAETELPPKDVKENVSKQLGIASEKISKWFKNTRYMALKIRKEANESNAAAGSNRTTDLAASKAKASLLSSDNEEAKLTKFSGNGRRRKNMESLTISPAKRRRRSRTAGAWPTSINEVNTLLNSPSRFKKKSTINLKREQVVEDNIIPKYEQLNSTKIELLYSAEMERLCSLQAKLEEMKKVLIGIHKGRSTATKETNHAEQLVVYVPVAEVRVKR, via the exons ATGGAGAGTACTAGAAGAAAGGTACGTCGCCAGGTTTCTGGCAAGACCCGGAGAGATGTCGCCTCCAAAATGGCTATCTCAGCCGATGATGGTGGAACAAGATACTACGACAAGGTATATAATCCAAACAGAAGGTCTCAAGCAAGGACAATTGGTTCAATCTTgtcgaagaaaaaaagaaggggTAGCAAGATTTCAAATAATGGCTCCAGAAAGAAGCCTCAAATTCGCCGAAAAGTCATGCAGAAATTTTCTGATACCGATTCTTCTGATAAGCCGCTTTCGTCAATATTCAGACGTAGAAAATCTTCTACTAGTAGAAGAGATACTGATGGGAATCTTGGAAATCAAAAATATgctagaagaagaaagagaaataggATGAAGGAGAATAGAGAGCAGGATGAAACAGTTCGTTTGCAAAGAAGAACAAAGTACTTGATCATTAAAATGAAGCTGGAGCAGAATCTGATTGATGCATACTCTGGGGAGGGCTGGAATGGCCAGAG CCGTGAAAAGATTAAGCCAGAAAGGGAACTTCAAAGAGCCAAGAAGCAGATATTGAAGTGTAAGCTTGGGATTCGTGACGCAATTCACCAGCTCCATCTGCTTGGTTCCAAGGGATGCATTGAACAATCAGCATTGGCTCCAGATGGATCTGTTTTTCATGAACAT ATTATCTGTGCGAAGTGCAAGTTACGAGAGGCTTTTCCAGATAATGACATCATACTCTGTGATGGAACATGTGATTGCGCTTTCCACCAGAAATGCTTAGATCCTCCATTAGCTACACAAAATA TTCCTCCGGATGATCAAGGATGGTTTTGCAAATTCTGTGAGTGCAAGATGGAAATTATAGAAGCTGTCAATGCGCACCTTGGGACCCACTTTTCTACAAGCAGTAATTGGCAA GATGTTTTCGAGGAAGCAGCTGTAGAACCTGATGAAAATGCATCACTCAACCCTGAAGATGAGTGGCCGTCGGATGAatcagatgatgatgattatgacccAGAAAGAAATGAAATGAGCTGCAGCATTAACGGAATGGGCACTAAAGATGACAAGGCTGATGAAGCTAGTAGTTCCAGTAGTTTTTTATGGACATCTGATGAAGAAGCCAATTTACAGTCTAGAAGTTTATTAGAAAATGATGGTAGCCCAGAAGGAGGATTTTATCAGAGTAAACATAGAGGAAAGAACtctgataagataaatctttccAAGATGATAGACAACAAAATTTCTGATGGCAGTACTGATCTTGAAATTAGAAGTCGTCGCAGGCAAAGAAGGGATGTCGATTATAGGAAACTGCATGAT GAGATGTTTGGAAAAGATTTGGTCGAGAATGAACAAGTTAGCGAAGATGAAGACTGGGGTCCTTGCAGACAGCGGCGGAGATTGAATGGCAGTGACATAGCTGGTACGCTGGTCTCTTTATTTGGAGATGAGGATAAACATTCGGATGGGAATCCTACAAAACCTAAAAAGAAACTCCGCAGAGTTCCAGACGAGAAAAGAACATTGTTTAGAATTCCCCCAGATGCAGTTGAG gtACTTCGCAAAGTCTTTGCTGAAACTGAACTCCCCCCGAAAGATGTCAAGGAGAACGTCTCTAAACAGTTGGGAATTGCATCTGAGAAG ATCAGCAAGTGGTTTAAGAATACCAGATACATGGCACTTAAGATCAGAAAG GAAGCCAATGAATCCAATGCTGCAGCTGGAAGCAACCGCACTACTGATCTAGCAGCCTCAAAAGCTAAGGCTTCTCTGCTCTCCTCAGATAATGAAGAAGCCAAACTAACAAAGTTCTCTGGAAATGGTCGTAGAAGGAAGAATATGGAATCTTTGACCATCTCGCCAGCAAAGAGACGACGACGCAGTAGAACTGCTGGAGCATGGCCAACCAGTATAAACGAG GTGAATACATTGTTGAATAGTCCATCGAGGTTCAAAAAGAAATCAACAATTAATCTTAAAAGAGAACAAGTTGTAGAAGACAATATCATACCCAAGTATGAACAACTAAATTCAACTAAAATTGAGCTACTTTATTCTGCTGAGATGGAGAGATTATGCAGTCTACAAGCTAAGCTAGAGGAGATGAAGAAAGTTTTAATAGGAATACACAAAGGAAGAAGTACCGCAACCAAAGAAACCAATCATGCTGAACAGCTTGTTGTGTATGTTCCGGTTGCTGAGGTCAGGGTTAAAAGGTGA
- the LOC113298901 gene encoding putative CCA tRNA nucleotidyltransferase 2 isoform X1: protein MKALLNATNTTSRLTPLLRLHPFPALQFPLPHFKLNSLNFHRISNRRTMASSPSSSSSSSLSSSVKVKDKIDLTEKENQIFSRLLQVLHHFNLPTELRVAGGWVRDKLLGKDCHDIDIAIDNMMGKEFCEKINEYLSFAGEETHEIGVIESNPDQSKHLETATMRMLGESIDFVNLRCEKYSEDSRIPTVEFGSAAQDADRRDLTINSLFYNVNKKSVEDFTGRGLADLKAGKIVTPLPPKETFLDDPLRVLRAIRFGARFSFLLDEELKEAAASDEVRVAIGDKISRERIGKEIDLMIKDKQPVQAVTYICNLQLFWVVFTLPAKSEPAVSEGCVRLCVASVDAAWNLLELLGRTTFDDVQRRLYLYSALFLPLREVVYRDKKDKKVPVTNYIFRNSLKLTNSDAETVMSIHSASERFLLLIPSLRTVTESETVEAGKGGENFDVLLTSRTRILAGLLLREIKSLWRVALLISTLLYPIDFDHAEVSPDKQIELEKRKNLFTAVETAIMKLGLENVWEMKPLVNGKDIMTVLQLKTGGPQVKEWQQKSLEWQLADPCRTSEQCIDWMRESLTKLS, encoded by the exons ATGAAAGCGTTATTAAACGCTACCAACACCACAAGTCGACTAACGCCGCTCTTGAGGCTCCATCCTTTTCCCGCTCTACAATTTCCACTCCCCCACTTCAAACTCAACTCATTAAATTTTCACAGAATCTCTAATCGCAGAACAATGgcgtcatcaccatcatcatcttcatcttcttctttatcttcttctgtCAAAGTGAAAGATAAAATTGATTTGACAGAGAAAGAGAATCAAATATTCTCAAGATTATTACAAGTTCTTCACCATTTTAATCTTCCTACAGAACTCCGCGTTGCCGGTGGTTGGGTTCGCGATAAG CTTTTAGGGAAAGATTGTCATGATATTGATATTGCAATAGACAATATGATGGGGAAAGAGTTTTGTGAAAAGATTAATGAATACTTATCGTTTGCTGGGGAAGAAACGCACGAAATTGGCGTTATTGAAAG CAATCCTGATCAGTCAAAACACTTGGAAACAGCTACGATGCGAATGCTTGGGGAATCTATTGATTTCGTAAACTTGAGATGTGAAAAGTATAGTGAGGACAGCCGTATTCCTACAGTG GAATTTGGTTCTGCTGCACAGGATGCGGATCGAAGGGATTTAACTATCAACAG TTTGTTTTACAATGTTAACAAGAAGTCAGTGGAAGATTTCACTGGACGAG GTTTGGCAGATTTAAAAGCAGGAAAGATTGTAACTCCATTACCTCCAAAAGAGACATTCTTGGATGATCCTCTACGAGTACTTCGTGCTATTCGATTTG GAGCAAGGTTCAGTTTTTTACTTGATGAAGAGTTAAAGGAAGCTGCTGCAAGTGATGAGGTCAGAGTTGCTATTGGAGATAAAATTAGCAGGGAGCGCATTGGGAAAGAA ATTGATCTCATGATTAAAGACAAACAACCAGTTCAGGCAGTGACCTATATCTGTAATTTACAGcttttttgggttgttttcacTCTTCCTGCTAAATCCGAGCCTGCTGTATCCGAGGGGTGTGTCAG GCTTTGTGTTGCTTCAGTGGATGCTGCATGGAATCTGTTAGAGCTACTTGGGCGCACGACCTTTGAT GATGTTCAAAGACGGCTTTACTTGTATTCGGCATTGTTTCTTCCACTACGAGAGGTTGTTTATAGAGACAAAAAAGACAAAAAG GTTCCTGTTACAAATTACATCTTTCGGAATTCTCTGAAGTTGACAAATAGCGATGCAGAAACG GTCATGAGCATACACAGTGCATCGGAAAGATTCTTATTGTTGATACCCTCCTTAAGGACCGTAACTGAAAGCGAGACTGTAGAAGCTGGTAAAGGAGGAGAAAACTTTGATGTGCTACTGACGTCAAGAACGCGAATACTGGCAG GACTGCTTTTAAGGGAAATCAAGAGTCTCTGGCGTGTTGCGTTATTGATCTCCACATTATTGTACCCAATCGATTTTGATCATGCTGAGGTTTCTCCAGACAAGCAGATTGAGTTAGAAAAGCGCAAAAATTTGTTTACAGCAGTTGAAACTGCCATCATGAAATTAG GTCTGGAAAACGTGTGGGAAATGAAACCATTGGTCAATGGGAAGGATATCATGACCGTTCTGCAGCTTAAGACTGGAGGACCCCAAGTCAAGGAATGG CAACAAAAATCGCTTGAATGGCAGCTTGCCGACCCCTGTCGTACTTCTGAGCAATGCATTGATTGGATGCGAGAAAGTCTTACAAAACTCTCATAG
- the LOC113298901 gene encoding putative CCA tRNA nucleotidyltransferase 2 isoform X2, protein MKALLNATNTTSRLTPLLRLHPFPALQFPLPHFKLNSLNFHRISNRRTMASSPSSSSSSSLSSSVKVKDKIDLTEKENQIFSRLLQVLHHFNLPTELRVAGGWVRDKLLGKDCHDIDIAIDNMMGKEFCEKINEYLSFAGEETHEIGVIESNPDQSKHLETATMRMLGESIDFVNLRCEKYSEDSRIPTVEFGSAAQDADRRDLTINSLFYNVNKKSVEDFTGRGLADLKAGKIVTPLPPKETFLDDPLRVLRAIRFGARFSFLLDEELKEAAASDEVRVAIGDKISRERIGKEIDLMIKDKQPVQAVTYICNLQLFWVVFTLPAKSEPAVSEGLCVASVDAAWNLLELLGRTTFDDVQRRLYLYSALFLPLREVVYRDKKDKKVPVTNYIFRNSLKLTNSDAETVMSIHSASERFLLLIPSLRTVTESETVEAGKGGENFDVLLTSRTRILAGLLLREIKSLWRVALLISTLLYPIDFDHAEVSPDKQIELEKRKNLFTAVETAIMKLGLENVWEMKPLVNGKDIMTVLQLKTGGPQVKEWQQKSLEWQLADPCRTSEQCIDWMRESLTKLS, encoded by the exons ATGAAAGCGTTATTAAACGCTACCAACACCACAAGTCGACTAACGCCGCTCTTGAGGCTCCATCCTTTTCCCGCTCTACAATTTCCACTCCCCCACTTCAAACTCAACTCATTAAATTTTCACAGAATCTCTAATCGCAGAACAATGgcgtcatcaccatcatcatcttcatcttcttctttatcttcttctgtCAAAGTGAAAGATAAAATTGATTTGACAGAGAAAGAGAATCAAATATTCTCAAGATTATTACAAGTTCTTCACCATTTTAATCTTCCTACAGAACTCCGCGTTGCCGGTGGTTGGGTTCGCGATAAG CTTTTAGGGAAAGATTGTCATGATATTGATATTGCAATAGACAATATGATGGGGAAAGAGTTTTGTGAAAAGATTAATGAATACTTATCGTTTGCTGGGGAAGAAACGCACGAAATTGGCGTTATTGAAAG CAATCCTGATCAGTCAAAACACTTGGAAACAGCTACGATGCGAATGCTTGGGGAATCTATTGATTTCGTAAACTTGAGATGTGAAAAGTATAGTGAGGACAGCCGTATTCCTACAGTG GAATTTGGTTCTGCTGCACAGGATGCGGATCGAAGGGATTTAACTATCAACAG TTTGTTTTACAATGTTAACAAGAAGTCAGTGGAAGATTTCACTGGACGAG GTTTGGCAGATTTAAAAGCAGGAAAGATTGTAACTCCATTACCTCCAAAAGAGACATTCTTGGATGATCCTCTACGAGTACTTCGTGCTATTCGATTTG GAGCAAGGTTCAGTTTTTTACTTGATGAAGAGTTAAAGGAAGCTGCTGCAAGTGATGAGGTCAGAGTTGCTATTGGAGATAAAATTAGCAGGGAGCGCATTGGGAAAGAA ATTGATCTCATGATTAAAGACAAACAACCAGTTCAGGCAGTGACCTATATCTGTAATTTACAGcttttttgggttgttttcacTCTTCCTGCTAAATCCGAGCCTGCTGTATCCGAGGG GCTTTGTGTTGCTTCAGTGGATGCTGCATGGAATCTGTTAGAGCTACTTGGGCGCACGACCTTTGAT GATGTTCAAAGACGGCTTTACTTGTATTCGGCATTGTTTCTTCCACTACGAGAGGTTGTTTATAGAGACAAAAAAGACAAAAAG GTTCCTGTTACAAATTACATCTTTCGGAATTCTCTGAAGTTGACAAATAGCGATGCAGAAACG GTCATGAGCATACACAGTGCATCGGAAAGATTCTTATTGTTGATACCCTCCTTAAGGACCGTAACTGAAAGCGAGACTGTAGAAGCTGGTAAAGGAGGAGAAAACTTTGATGTGCTACTGACGTCAAGAACGCGAATACTGGCAG GACTGCTTTTAAGGGAAATCAAGAGTCTCTGGCGTGTTGCGTTATTGATCTCCACATTATTGTACCCAATCGATTTTGATCATGCTGAGGTTTCTCCAGACAAGCAGATTGAGTTAGAAAAGCGCAAAAATTTGTTTACAGCAGTTGAAACTGCCATCATGAAATTAG GTCTGGAAAACGTGTGGGAAATGAAACCATTGGTCAATGGGAAGGATATCATGACCGTTCTGCAGCTTAAGACTGGAGGACCCCAAGTCAAGGAATGG CAACAAAAATCGCTTGAATGGCAGCTTGCCGACCCCTGTCGTACTTCTGAGCAATGCATTGATTGGATGCGAGAAAGTCTTACAAAACTCTCATAG